AAACCGACTTTTTACTCAAGAAGATATTGTAAACTTCAAAATAATCTTCAATTTAGTAAAAGAAAGAGGTTTTACTTTAGAAGGGGCAAAGCAAAAATTAAAGAAAAATCCTGATAATATCTTCGATAATCAGGAAATTATTAGTAGATTAGAAGCTGTAAAAGCGGAACTTCAAAAGATTAAAAACTCACTTTAACTTTTTTGGTCTTTGCGAAGTTTACTTTTTTGTAAACTGTGGCAAGCTTTATATTAATTATCTAAATTCTATTTTACGACTCACATTGTTTTTTAAACTTACTATGCACGCATAATATTTTTCATTATATTTGGAAATAGATTTTGTTTTTCATCAACAAAAGCAATTCTTAGAAGCCAACTATAAAATTTAAAATAGTATGTCAAAGAAATATGTAGATTTAGAAACCTTAAAATATTTGCTTTATGATGTTCATAAATTAGAAAATTTATTATCAAGAGAACGTTTTAAAGAACACGATTTAGAATCTTTAGATTTATTTATAGATTCCGTTAAAGAATTTTCTGACAGAGAATTATATCCATATTTAAAAGAAATGGATGAAACGCCTGCACATTTTAAAGACGGAACTGTAATTGTGCACGAACAAGTTCAGAAAGTAATGCATCAATCAGGAGAAATGGGCATTATTGCTGCTTTATTTGATTATAAAGATGGAGGTTTGCAAATCCCATCCTCGGTTTTTCATGCAGCA
The DNA window shown above is from Polaribacter sp. Hel_I_88 and carries:
- a CDS encoding MerR family transcriptional regulator translates to MHIDLPEKRYYKIGEVAKAFSVNTSLIRFWEKEFVIIKPKKNAKGNRLFTQEDIVNFKIIFNLVKERGFTLEGAKQKLKKNPDNIFDNQEIISRLEAVKAELQKIKNSL